The Streptomyces sp. 135 sequence GCGGTCTCGACCCCGTGAGCGCCCTGACGCTGCTGCGCGGTGACTGGCACACCGGATACGACCCGCGCGAGCACCGCGTCGCACCCCTGTGCACCCCGCTGGCCACGCAGCTGCCGCACGCCGTGGGCCTCGCGCACGCCGCCCGGCTCAAGGGCGACGACGTGGTGGCGCTCGCCATGGTCGGAGACGGCGGCACCAGCGAGGGCGACTTCCACGAGGCGCTGAACTTCGCCGCCGTGTGGCAGGCCCCGGTGGTCTTCCTCGTGCAGAACAACGGCTTCGCGATCTCCGTGCCGCTCGCCAAGCAGACCGCGGCCCCGTCCCTCGCCCACAAGGCCGTCGGCTACGGCATGCCGGGCCGCCTGGTGGACGGCAACGACGCGGCGGCGATGCACGAGGTCCTGAGCGAAGCGGTCGCCCGCGCGCGGGAGGGCGGCGGCCCGACGCTCGTGGAGGCGGTCACCTACCGCATGGAAGCCCACACGAACGCCGACGACGCCACGCGGTACCGCCGCGACGCCGAGGTCGACGCCTGGCGTGACCACGACCCGATCCTGCTCCTGGAGCGAGAGCTGACGGAGCGTGGACTGCTGGACGACGACATCAGGCGGCAGGTGGCGCAGGACGCCGAGACCATGGCCGCCGACCTGCGCGAACGCATGAACCAGGACCCCCTGCTCGACCCCATGGACCTCTTCACGCACGTCTACGCCGAGCAGACCTCGCACCTGCGGGAGCAGGCGGCGCAGTTGCGCGCGGAGCTGGCAGCGGCCTCGGAAGAGGCGGACGCATCGGAGGGTGAGACGCGATGACCACGGTCGCGGCGAAGCCGGCCACCAAACCGGCCACCATGGCGCAGGCGCTCGGAAGGGCGCTGCGCGACTCCATGGCCGAGGATCCCTCGGTGCACGTCCTCGGGGAGGACGTCGGCGCGCTCGGCGGCGTCTTCCGGGTCACCGACGGGCTCGCCGAGGAGTTCGGCGAGGACCGCTGTACGGACACGCCGCTGGCCGAGGCGGGCATCCTCGGCACGGCGGTCGGCATGGCCATGTACGGCCTGCGGCCGGTCGTCGAGATGCAGTTCGACGCCTTCGCCTACCCCGCCTTCGAGCAGCTGATCTCGCATGTGGCGCGGATGCGCAACCGCACCAGGGGCGCGATGCCGATGCCCATCACCGTGCGCGTGCCCTACGGGGGCGGGATCGGCGGCGTCGAGCACCACAGCGACTCCTCCGAGGCGTACTACATGGCGACTCCGGGGCTCCATGTCGTCACGCCCGCCACGGTCGCCGACGCCTACGGCCTGCTGCGGGCCTCCATCGCCTCCGACGACCCGGTCGTCTTCCTGGAGCCGAAGCGGCTGTACTGGTCCAAGGCCGACTGGAATCCGGACGCCCCGCAGGCCGTCGAACCGATCGGGCGCGCGGTGGTGCGGCGCCCCGGGCGCAGCGCCACGCTCATCACGTACGGCCCGTCCCTGCCCGTCTGCCTGGAGGCGGCCGAGGCCGCGCGCGCCGAGGGCTGGGGCCTCGAAGTGGTCGACCTGCGCTCGCTGGTGCCCTTCGACGACGAGACGGTCGCCGCGTCCGTACGACGCACGGGGCGCGCGGTCGTCGTGCACGAGTCGGGCGGCTTCGGCGGACCCGGCGGGGAGATCGCCGCGCGGGTCACCGAGCGGTGCTTCCATCACCTGGAGGCGCCTGTGCTGCGGGTCGCGGGGTTCGACATCCCGTATCCGCCACCGATGCTGGAGAAGCACCACCTGCCGGGCGTGGACCGGATCCTGGACGCGGTCGCGCGGTTGCAGTGGGAGGCGGAGAACTGATGGCGCCCGCTTTTGACGTGAACAGTCTGGAATTCAAACTGCCCGACCTCGGCGAAGGGCTGACCGAGGCCGAGATCGTCCGCTGGCTCGTCCAGGTCGGGGACGTCGTCGCCGTGGACCAGCCGGTCGTCGAGGTCGAGACGGCCAAGGCGATGGTCGAGGTGCCCTGCCCCTATGGAGGCGTGGTCACCGCCCGTTTCGGCGAGGAGGGCACGGAACTGCCCGTCGGGTCGCCGCTGTTGACGGTCGCCGTGGGCACCCCGGCCGATACGCGCGCCCCTGAGGAGCCCGCCGAGCGTGCTCTGCGGACGGCGGCGGAGGAGGAGTCCTCCGGGAACGTCCTGGTCGGTTACGGCACCGGGGCGGCGCCCGCCCGCCGCAGGAGGGTGCGGCCCACGCGGGCCGCCTCGCCGATGCCCGCCGCGGCCCCCGCAGCCCCTGCGGCCTCCACGGACCGCGGCCCGGAGAGGCCCCCCGCGCGCGGGGACGGCCCTGTCCCGGTGATCTCGCCTCTCGTGCGCAAGCTGGCGCGGGAGCACGGTGTGGAGCTGCGCGAGCTCGTGGGTTCGGGTCCGGACGGGCTGATCACGCGGGCCGACGTCGAGGCGGCCATCGGAGCGGCCGCCACTGCGGCCACCAGGGCGGTCACCGGTCAGGCCACCGGAGCGGGCCGCGCGGTGGCGTCCGTGGTCGGCCTTGCCTCCGGCGAGGCGTGGGAGGACACCATGGCGCGCGAGGCCGCGGCGCTGAAGACGGCGGCCCGTGAGGACGAGGAGCTGGTCCGCGCGGGAAGGGCCGAGGCGCGCCGCCAGGTCGAGGCGGGGCAGGAGCCCACGCGCGCGGGCATCGAGTCCCGGCACCCGCTGACCGGCATCCGCGGCCTCGTCGCGGACAAGATGGCCCGCAGCAGGCGCGAGATCCCGGAGGCCACTTGCTGGGTCGACGCCGACGCGACCGAACTGCTCGCGGCCCGCGCCGCGATGAACGGCGCGATGAACGGCGCGGTGAGCGCCCAGGCGAACGCCGCGACGGCGGCAGGGGACGGCCAGAAGGTGTCGCTGCTCGCGCTGTTCGCCCGCATCGCGGTGGCCGCGCTCGGCCGGTTCCCGATGCTCAACTCCACGGTGGACATGGAGGCGCGCGAGGTGCGCCGGTTCGCGGACATCCACATCGGGTTCGCCGCGCAGACCGACCGGGGGCTGGTCGTGCCCGTCGTACGGCACGCGCAGTCGAGGACGACCGCGTCGATCAACGCCGAGCTGATCCGCCTCACGGAGGCGGGGCGGTCCGGGAAGCTGACTCCCGGTGAGCTGACCGGGGGGACGTTCACGCTGAACAACTACGGCGTGTTCGGGGTGGACGGCTCCACGCCGATCATCAACCACCCCGAGGCGGCCATGCTCGGCGTGGGCCGCATCGTGCCCAAGCCCTGGGTGCATCAGGGCGAGTTGGCGGTACGGCACGTGGTGCAGCTGTCGCTCACCTTCGACCACCGGGTGTGCGACGGCGGCACAGCGGGCGGCTTCCTGCGGTACGTGGCGGACTGCGTCGAACAGCCGGCGGTGCTGCTGCGGTCGGTGTGACGGTGTGACGGTGATGTAAGTCCCTTGCCCGAAGGGCCCTTCGCGGGGGTGGCAATGATCCTCCGTATGCCCATACTCGGGGGGTG is a genomic window containing:
- the pdhA gene encoding pyruvate dehydrogenase (acetyl-transferring) E1 component subunit alpha, whose translation is MTVMEQRGAYRPTPPPAWQPRTDPAPLLPDAEPYRVLGTEAAAKADPGLLRRLYAELVRGRRYNTQATALTKQGRLAVYPSSTGQEACEVAAALALKERDWLFPSYRDTLAVVARGLDPVSALTLLRGDWHTGYDPREHRVAPLCTPLATQLPHAVGLAHAARLKGDDVVALAMVGDGGTSEGDFHEALNFAAVWQAPVVFLVQNNGFAISVPLAKQTAAPSLAHKAVGYGMPGRLVDGNDAAAMHEVLSEAVARAREGGGPTLVEAVTYRMEAHTNADDATRYRRDAEVDAWRDHDPILLLERELTERGLLDDDIRRQVAQDAETMAADLRERMNQDPLLDPMDLFTHVYAEQTSHLREQAAQLRAELAAASEEADASEGETR
- a CDS encoding alpha-ketoacid dehydrogenase subunit beta; this translates as MTTVAAKPATKPATMAQALGRALRDSMAEDPSVHVLGEDVGALGGVFRVTDGLAEEFGEDRCTDTPLAEAGILGTAVGMAMYGLRPVVEMQFDAFAYPAFEQLISHVARMRNRTRGAMPMPITVRVPYGGGIGGVEHHSDSSEAYYMATPGLHVVTPATVADAYGLLRASIASDDPVVFLEPKRLYWSKADWNPDAPQAVEPIGRAVVRRPGRSATLITYGPSLPVCLEAAEAARAEGWGLEVVDLRSLVPFDDETVAASVRRTGRAVVVHESGGFGGPGGEIAARVTERCFHHLEAPVLRVAGFDIPYPPPMLEKHHLPGVDRILDAVARLQWEAEN
- a CDS encoding dihydrolipoamide acetyltransferase family protein — encoded protein: MAPAFDVNSLEFKLPDLGEGLTEAEIVRWLVQVGDVVAVDQPVVEVETAKAMVEVPCPYGGVVTARFGEEGTELPVGSPLLTVAVGTPADTRAPEEPAERALRTAAEEESSGNVLVGYGTGAAPARRRRVRPTRAASPMPAAAPAAPAASTDRGPERPPARGDGPVPVISPLVRKLAREHGVELRELVGSGPDGLITRADVEAAIGAAATAATRAVTGQATGAGRAVASVVGLASGEAWEDTMAREAAALKTAAREDEELVRAGRAEARRQVEAGQEPTRAGIESRHPLTGIRGLVADKMARSRREIPEATCWVDADATELLAARAAMNGAMNGAVSAQANAATAAGDGQKVSLLALFARIAVAALGRFPMLNSTVDMEAREVRRFADIHIGFAAQTDRGLVVPVVRHAQSRTTASINAELIRLTEAGRSGKLTPGELTGGTFTLNNYGVFGVDGSTPIINHPEAAMLGVGRIVPKPWVHQGELAVRHVVQLSLTFDHRVCDGGTAGGFLRYVADCVEQPAVLLRSV